Proteins encoded together in one Penaeus vannamei isolate JL-2024 chromosome 41, ASM4276789v1, whole genome shotgun sequence window:
- the LOC113826717 gene encoding vitellogenin-like (The sequence of the model RefSeq protein was modified relative to this genomic sequence to represent the inferred CDS: added 5 bases not found in genome assembly) — MEVGADLMEFSSEDTYRTRYIPKFRILFPVTLRKVEVHAETGAWRLASYIREGSQSGQISEHISALRLAKGSKDIISVEATHTIEGAFPENIIIKNEATVDIGRSSYKAIYDVIYQAEKVGASMEVVRTGDNEKIVKLDAIYHHSGAEYSTNFLLKVPTYMKPLKIQAKIGEEAEGRYMLETAIKYGQRMILEANGPIMARLSSKIAKMQANIKLSALASEPYIIGANIVFGNKKQVVAMEIKEREEPLFGVEWKMVQESSEKTTVGIAFVLPALIENKVDAIITEELIHVNFNNLVLPNTSSRRRVKGFTDVNIAEKRANVEFSWDADNAPEKKLVLDASLISSPANPGHAEIHGNVVIAGEPYHAKLILTATDLIEHMEGENGFKLILTTPSQKTVVVGASCDVQLAGATTKVISTVEYKNVRDRKYKYTSVIALERLGGPLNYAVEAKVTYKQPGTAEIKVETTAKHHWTPEEHVVAFKVAAEAPVLKTPAMIAFSIHNAPNAFVGVCKIERTAPFTAFEWNVQVTPEGGIEAVEAGVDMKAIIEVLKIVRAIATLKEESYETYGPHTAQYQYRFTRPSPTSYTMQMRTPTRTMEGRAKLSPRESGIKFYPNKGKTESKYEIGYKVNHEGRWAQRASKLEVRMNHPVLPKPIMAAAQYTVAEGTMRGTIELDIFPEEADKITGTVETQRISENAIRAEAFLTGRMLKVNPKAIITAAYAPETVALDVVFHKTPSAAPIFAIAAKYDKTAAHSAAATLTVKMEERPVFEMSAVTEPEEPATCNGIRMNAVAYAAAFGKYNVFSKMCRPAFIEVTAMRPGGAKEYTAKLGLRYPDAAEAGVYVASAGESRGVAVAAVKLASPTMLQFEVAHEPEEAHIVMSEVTSTLRKVAMSLETVAMEAVQFLKEEAAAKGVEFPSSHFVSLVDEANEEIKAIYRDIVSEMRILDTELIADILESPTVSFVSRVYLGVWSQIARLQHHFSTRAVEMIQQWQEQLTDVSEIFIEAVMEIVQLLEAGEVPETVRVILEKIENTEVFRIVKREVNAVLAEYPEEYEAVKHILTRVTATLKHDADIVYKRIMETPAVQRIFAYVMQYINSERVFAEEAGSVASLILKEFLFVSIESEGNGIAVRIPLHRPLYSLTQVAQEAVPNPVTMLENLIFAYLEYIPIPVSDAIWAYYNFLPRYITDALPPYPRTAMVVGGTEILSFSGLVVRAPRSPCKLLLAAHGSHRLIMSHPQASAPAQLELKTPAATVIIKPDFEVLVNGQALGGSQQTIGNVRIVNTAKHIEVGCPLMRVIVAKAGEAVAVEASGWIFGRVAGLLGPNTGEIANDRLMPSGAAASNPRDLVAAWQEDPQCSTPEVPHAETTVGRLVQCEALLGIRSRCNPVVHPQPFISMCHTAHKACDAAHAYRTICSLRGVEEIFPMAC, encoded by the exons AGTGGGAGCTGACCTCATGGAGTTCTCCTCAGAGGACACATACAGGACCAGGTACATTCCCAAGTTCCGCATTCTTTTCCCTGTAACTTTGCGGAAGGTGGAAGTGCATGCCGAAACTGGAGCTTGGAGACTGGCATCATACATCCGCGAAGGCAGCCAGTCTGGACAAATCAGCGAGCACATTTCTGCACTCAGGCTAGCAAAGGGAAGCAAAGATATCATCTCTGTTGAAGCCACTCACACGATTGAGGGAGCTTTCCCggaaaacatcatcatcaaaaatgAAGCAACAG TTGATATTGGCAGATCATCATACAAAGCCATCTATGATGTAATCTACCAGGCTGAAAAGGTCGGGGCTTCTATGGAAGTCGTCCGCACGGGAGACAATGAGAAAATTGTTAAACTGGACGCAATCTATCATCATTCAGGAGCAGAATACAGCACTAATTTCTTG CTGAAGGTTCCCACTTACATGAAACCTCTCAAGATTCAGGCCAAGATTGGAGAAGAAGCAGAGGGTCGCTACATGCTGGAAACAGCCATCAAATATGGTCAGCGTATGATACTTGAAGCTAATGGGCCAATCATGGCACGTCTTTCCTCCAAGATTGCAAAGATGCAGGCCAACATCAAACTCAGTGCATTGGCAAGTGAACCCTACATCATTGGTGCCAATATTGTGTTTGGCAACAAGAAACAGGTGGTAGCCATGGAAATCAAGGAGCGAGAAGAGCCACTCTTTGGTGTAGAATGGAAGATGGTTCAAGAGAGTTCTGAGAAGACCACTGTTGGCATAGCATTCGTTCTCCCTGCCCTTATTGAGAACAAGGTCGATGCCATTATTACTGAGGAACTTATCCATGTTAATTTTAACAACTTGGTTCTGCCTAATACTTCATCCCGCCGTCGGGTCAAGGGATTCACTGATGTCAACATTGCAGAGAAAAGGGCAAATGTGGAATTTTCTTGGGATGCCGATAATGCTCCCGAAAAGAAGTTGGTGTTGGATGCAAGTCTGATCAGCAGTCCTGCCAACCCTGGACATGCTGAGATCCA CGGGAATGTCGTCATTGCCGGAGAGCCTTACCACGCCAAATTGATTCTGACTGCCACAGATCTCATAGAGCACatggaaggggaaaatggatTCAAGTTGATCCTGACAACTCCTAGCCAGAAGACGGTTGTCGTGGGAGCCTCCTGTGATGTCCAGCTGGCAGGAGCCACCACTAAAGTCATTTCCACCGTTGAATACAAGAACGTGAGGGATaggaaatacaaatatacaagtgTGATTGCCTTGGAGAGGCTTGGTGGTCCACTTAATTATGCCGTAGAAGCCAAGGTAACTTACAAACAACCTGGAACAGCAGAAATAAAGGtagaaacaacagcaaaacatcaTTGGACACCAGAAGAACATGTTGTAGCATTCAAG GTGGCTGCTGAAGCTCCAGTACTGAAGACGCCTGCCATGATTGCATTCTCCATTCACAATGCACCAAACGCTTTTGTTGGAGTCTGCAAGATCGAAAGAACTGCTCCTTTCACTGCCTTTGAATGGAATGTGCAGGTTACTCCTGAAGGAGGAATTGAAGCTGTTGAAGCTGGTGTGGACATGAAAGCCATCATTGAAGTTCTGAAGATTGTTCGTGCCATTGCTACTCTGAAGGAAGAGAGTTATGAAACTTATGGCCCACACACAGCTCAGTACCAGTACCGCTTCACAAGGCCATCACCCACTTCTTACACCATGCAGATGAGGACTCCAACCCGCACCATGGAAGGAAGAGCTAAACTATCACCAAGGGAATCTGGAATCAAGTTCTACCCCAATAAGGGCAAAACTGAATCCAAATACGAAATTGGATACAAGGTCAACCACGAGGGAAGGTGGGCACAACGTGCGTCCAAGTTGGAAGTCAGAATGAACCATCCAGTGCTTCCTAAACCCATCATGGCCGCTGCTCAGTACACAGTAGCTGAAGGAACAATGAGGGGAACAATTGAACTGGACATTTTCCCAGAAGAAGCCGACAAAATTACTGGAACTGTGGAAACTCAGAGAATTTCAGAAAATGCTATCAGGGCAGAAGCCTTCTTGACTGGCAGG ATGTTGAAAGTGAACCCTAAAGCTATCATCACTGCTGCCTATGCACCAGAAACAGTTGCTTTGGATGTAGTGTTCCACAAGACTCCATCTGCAGCACCAATCTTCGCCATTGCTGCCAAGTATGACAAGACTGCAGCTCACAGTGCAGCTGCCACATTGACAGTAAAGATGGAAGAGCGACCTGTCTTTGAGATGAGTGCAGTGACCGAACCCGAGGAACCAGCCACCTGCAATGGCATCAGAATGAATGCTGTTGCTTATGCAGCAGCTTTTGGAAAGTACAACGTGTTCTCCAAGATGTGCAGGCCCGCCTTCATTGAGGTGACCGCAATGCGACCTGGTGGAGCAAAGGAGTACACTGCCAAGCTTGGCCTCCGATACCCTGACGCTGCTGAAGCAGGCGTATATGTGGCGAGTGCTGGAGAGAGTCGcggtgttgctgttgctgctgtgaaGCTGGCTTCACCCACAATGCTACAGTTCGAGGTGGCTCATGAACCAGAAGAAGCACACATTGTAATG AGTGAAGTGACAAGTACCCTCAGAAAAGTCGCCATGTCTCTCGAAACAGTTGCAATGGAGGCCGTCCAGTTCCTCAAGGAAGAAGCTGCTGCAAAGGGTGTCGAGTTCCCGTCATCTCACTTTGTCAGTCTAGTGGATGAGGCGAATGAGGAAATCAAAGCCATTTACCGAGATATCGTCTCAGAGATGAGAATCCTTGACACTGAGTTGATTGCTGATATCTTGGAAAGCCCTACGGTGTCCTTCGTGTCGCGTGTCTACCTTGGAGTATGGTCACAGATTGCTCGCCTTCAACATCACTTTTCAACCAGGGCGGTTGAAATGATCCAGCAATGGCAGGAACAACTAACAGACGTTTCTGAAATCTTTATCGAAG CTGTTATGGAGATAGTGCAACTCTTGGAAGCCGGAGAAGTACCTGAAACAGTTCGTGTAATTCTGGAAAAAATTGAGAACACTGAGGTGTTCAGGATTGTAAAGAGAGAAGTGAACGCAGTGTTGGCAGAGTATCCTGAGGAGTATGAGGCCGTCAAGCACATCCTCACCAGGGTGACGGCCACTCTCAAGCACGATGCTGATATTGTGTACAAGAGGATCATGGAGACACCAGCTGTTCAAAGGATCTTTGCCTATGTTATGCAGTACATCAACTCG GAGCGCGTGTTTGCTGAGGAAGCAGGAAGTGTTGCCAGCCTCATTCTCAAAGAATTTCTTTTCGTTTCAATTGAAAGCGAAGGCAACGGCATTGCAGTCCGAATTCCCCTCCACCGACCCTTGTATTCACTGACGCAAGTGGCACAAGAAGCAGTGCCCAACCCTGTCACAATGCTCGAGAACCTGATATTTGCCTACCTTGAATACATTCCCATCCCTGTGAGCGACGCAATCTGGGCCTACTACAACTTCCTTCCACGCTACATCACGGACGCGCTGCCGCCCTACCCACGAACAGCCATGGTGGTTGGCGGCACTGAGATCCTCAGCTTCAGCGGCCTTGTTGTGCGAGCACCTCGCTCGCCCTGCAAGCTTCTCCTGGCTGCTCACGGCTCCCACCGCCTCATCATGTCCCACCCGCAAGCCTCAGCCCCGGCACAGCTTGAGCTCAAGACACCAGCAGCCACCGTGATCATCAAGCCTGACTTTGAAGTCCTGGTTAATGGCCAAGCCCTCGGGGGATCCCAGCAAACCATCGGAAACGTTAGGATTGTGAACACAGCCAAGCACATTGAGGTGGGATGTCCCCTGATGAGGGTGATCGTTGCCAAGGCAGGCGAGGCCGTAGCTGTTGAGGCTTCAGGCTGGATCTTTGGACGCGTAGCAGGGCTACTGGGCCCCAACACTGGAGAAATTGCCAATGACCGTCTCATGCCCAGCGGTGCAGCAGCCTCCAACCCCCGCGATTTGGTAGCTGCTTGGCAGGAGGACCCGCAGTGCTCCACCCCTGAGGTTCCTCATGCTGAGACCACAGTAGGTCGCCTGGTTCAGTGTGAAGCGTTGTTGGGGATTCGCTCCAGGTGTAACCCAGTGGTTCACCCACAGCCATTCATCAGCATGTGTCACACTGCCCACAAGGCTTGCGATGCCGCCCATGCTTACAGAACCATTTGCTCTctgagaggagtggaagaaattTTCCCTATGGCGTGCTAG